acaacctgattaccttatatctactcagggcttagaacagtgcttggcacatagtaagtgcttaacaaataccaaaattattattattattttatgaatatTGGGTGCCAACTcaaactgaattttaaaataatttaatttaagCACTCTTTAAAGAATATAAAATGTTATGCTCTAACCTACAATGAGATCAAGAAGGATGTTTTCTTCTGGATCCTGTGGCCCCATGAAAATGTCATGAAATTAGGACAGTTCCCTAATGGGTATTGATACGCTCTGTAGTAGATCTCAATGCCCACAGTAATGCTAAGTCAGAAAAGATGGCTTCAACATTACCTAGAACTAGCCCACAGCCCTCTCTCTGAGGTAAGACCGGCCAAGAGGGAAGGGATCTCTGTTGACCTTAATGGCTAGAGGAGAAAGAAGCACTTGCCCAGGAGTGAGGAGATTCCCCAATGCCTCCATAGGCTGGGGGGTAGAGAAATACCCCTCATGGGGTTCGCTGCTCTCATGGGGAATTATTGTGGTGCTGTTCAGCAGTTACTCCAGGAATACAGCCATCAGCAATCTGGTGTTGTTTGGAGAGACCAAGTGTGGCCCTTTGACCCCTCATCTGACTCCTGgtctcattcccccttccccttccctcagcactgtgctaatttgtatatattatttattaccctatttattttgttaatgaagtgtacaacctcttgattctatttatcttgataatgttgtcttgtttttgttttgttctgttttgctctgccatctcccccatttagactgtgagcccgtcattgggcagggattatctctatctgttgccgaattgtacattccaagtgcttagtacagtgctctgcacatactaagcactcaataaatactattgaatgaatgaatgagtggtctcAGATAGCCCCAGTTATAAACTCCAACCCAGAAGTTCAAATGAGACCCAGAAGTGCCCTCCATCTTCtgcagattttaattttttttttttgagctgaaGGGGGCTACTTTCTGTTGGATATAAGAAACAAAGCATACATCAAGGCGTTATTTCATGATTCCAGATAAGTCCCTCAACTCCTTCCCCAAAGTcagaaaacaatcaatcatacagattgagtgtttactgtatgcagactgagcactgtactaaatgtttgggagagtactacagagttggtagactttccCTTGATCCCCTATGCCCTGACCCAGTTCACAAAATGGAGTCTCTCCAGCCCAGAAGATTGAATCAGAGAAAGGaaggtcctcaatcaatcaatcgtatttactgtgtgcagagcacagtaataataataatgatggcatttgttaagcgcttactatgtgccacacatcaTATTAAGTGTTGTACTAAATACCTGAAAGAatataatataagagagttggtagacatgatcctttctcACAgtaagctaatagtctagagggggacagacgttaatttaaataaataaattacagatatgtacataagtgctatggggttgagggagcagtgaataaaggatgtaaatccttgtgcaagggtgacagaaaggagaggaaatgcaGGATCAAGAAATGAGAATCTGATAAACACCTAATATACTTGGGTTGCAATAACACAATAGGGGGTAAGGTGGACCATGTCCCCTAAAACTTGCTTATAACCTAAGGTTTCTGAATTTCAATTCAGCCATTAAGCTGCATCACCAATTCCCATCAGAAAGTGCATTGAAAGGTATTCACTGCACCAAGTCACCAATAAAGCAGAGAGTCATGGCTCAAGGTCTAGGGGCTCCAGTTTTCTTATTTTCTATTCTTTTCACTCAGTGAGTCAACAATAATAAGGATACTAACTCATCCCTAGGGTTCCTGGGAAAGATAAAATTATCTGAATACTAAAGCATAAATgaatactaaatactaaataaaaCCAAATGAAAGTTCCCCTTTTTCAAGCATGCTTCAAGCTAATCCGAACTGAACTATTCAACTGCACCTAAAATTGTTCTGGCCAAGGCCAGCTCTTCCCCCGCAAATACATCTTTACTCTTACTATCTAGACAATTCAGCACAAAAAATGCTTTTTATATCCAAATTATGATACTCACCTCAATTCTTAGTTTCTGTTTGCCTAAGGAGGCTTAGCAATACCGGGTGGGGACTGGTCAATTAAACTCGGCCGCTCTCTTAACACCCTGAAACCGTATTATGTAATTTTCAACTAAGTCATGTTTGAGTCTACCTCTTCTTTCAGAGCTCAGACATGGTCCTTTCACACTGTAATAAataggtttgtttgtttgttgggtggtttggttttttttggtctttgCAAGGAAAACCATGTTCACCAGCTCAAAAACAAGCTATCACTGTTATTATGGTTTTAGGATTACATTGTGAACTGGAAATATTATGGTTAGAAACGTTTTGCAACAAAGTTACTTTAATTCCACATGCAAACAACAATAACTGCAAGACATAAGTGGTTTGAATCCCGTACCAAGGAGTGGGGTGCTAAAATAACACATTCCAGGAAGTTAGTGGAATATTTAGACGGAACTGTGTTTCTCCTCAGAGCTTAAAAGATTGAAAAAACCAAATACAAAACACAAGTCAACAatcaaaaatataaaatataaagtgGACAAGCTGTAGAAACAGAACCAGTAAAAATATAGGTTCTTACCAGAAATGGGCTCCAGCAAATGCAGGAGACACACATTATGGCCAAGAGCTGAATGATCATTTCAAAATGATGAGACCTGCCTTGTCGGTGCTGTTGACCTTTAAATTTTACCCTTAAAAGTGTAATTCCAGTGATGGCATTGCATAAAAAGGAAATACCCAGGGCTAGCAacccaagaaaagaaaaaagcagaagaaaaaacCTGTCTTCCCAGTCTTGGATGTGTTCTGTTTTGTAGAAGCACCAGGTCCTTGATGCTTGAATTGCATAGGCTCGAAATCTAACTATTGGCAGTAAAGCAACGAAAACGGCAAAAAGACATACTCCGGTCAACATCATTTTCACATGTTTGGATGTCATTTTTGTAGAGTGGAATATTGGTTTGGTGACCCCAATGCACCGTTCGACTGCCATCACACTGCCCAGGAAGAGAGGGCACAGTCCGAAAAACACCATGCACATGCCAAAAACACTGCAAAGAACGTTAAATTGGTTAAAGCGGATCCAGTCTTTATCAGAGGCATAGACAAAAACCGCTATGGCTCCATTGATGAGGTGGCCAAACAGATCTGTGATAACTAAGCCACTAGCAAACAGCAAAAAAGATGCCTTTGACTTCTGTCTAAATCTTTGATATGCCTTCATGAGAATTACTATGGCAAGACTGTTTGACAGGATTCCCACTGTCATGAAGATTACCGAAAAAAATACCGAAAGCCTTTTTTCTGTTTGGCAGGTTGTGTTTGAAAGGATCCCGATTGCCGGCAACAGTGGGGGCCTGGAATTGTTCATGGACATTGTGGTGGAGGTGAGCTGTTCACTCAAGACATCTCCGACTCATAGCAGTTCAGAAGTCCTGCATTCAAAAGGCATCTGCAATGGTAAAATAAACCCAAGTTATGAAAAATCTCATCACTGCTCATCTGACATTTAAACAGAAGCTCTGTGGTAGAAATGAGGGGTTTTTTGACCTATCATGAACAGCGTTGTGTAATAGCGTAGAGCAACACGCATCTGAATATGTTTTTATGTTTACTTTCCAGCCAGCCTAACAAAAATTACACTGGTGATTAAACTGCAGGGTGGAAAAACAAATTTAGGTTCTCCTGGTATTCCGGCTGAGAAAAAAGTATCCCAAGACATAATCCTAAAGCTAGTGCCTTTCTGAGAGAGAATTATCACATTAGTCGCAAATCAGAAACACACAGTGCTGAATCAAGATGCcccactcctttccccctctctttcagAAGCAGAGTCCAGAAGTTGTTTTCCAAGAGTTTACTGATTTTTCATATCTCAGCATGAGAAGATTGTTGAATGATCATcttcctatttctttttttttatccttttggGGAAAATGTCCCTCAGTTTAGAAGTCAAAACTGTACAGAAGCgcacgacttagtggaaagagcccagacttgggagttagagatcatgggttctaatcccagatttgcagcttgtcagctgtgtgaccttgggcaagtcatttcacttctttgggcctcagtcacctcatttggaaaatggggatgaagactgtgagccctacatgggacaacctgattaccttgtatctaccccagcacttagaacagtgcttggcacatagtaagtgcttatcaaataccaacattattattatcattattattatgtgcaaacttcaaaaaaaataaagaaatcagCACATTGGATTAGCCTCCTGACCAAAATTTAAGGTTGCCACTGGCCCCTAGAAACAATGTCTGGACAAGGACCCAAAAAGCCACTGCAGTTCTGAAATTAGatattaattagttcattcaatagtatttattgagcacttactatgtgcggagcactgtactaagcgcttggaatggaaaattcggcgacagagacaatccctacccaataaaggGAGGCGAATTTGACCCTAATGCGGTAAGAGTGTTATCTATAGCTGTTGCAGAggtcggaggagggggagaaccaACTCTTTGGGTGCAGTCCCATCTGGCTGAAAAGTGgaggccccccccaaaaaaatgggTTTCACCTTAAGTAGATAGGCTTATTTAtttagttccttgtgggaaatAGAGAAACACACTCCCCCACACCCAGCCACCCACCCACAGTCAGGCTGACACCCCCGGGAGCTCCCCTTGCACCCAGGACTGGGCAGGCCGGACCAGGCCAGGCCGGACCGGGCCAAACGAGGCTGCTCTTCTGGGACTCCTAGCCGGCTCCTTTCAGTGGTCACTTTCCCCAgagctcctcttgcctccaaaccTCCAACTTGGAGAACTTTTCCGGAGGCTGGCTGGGAAAAGGGGGGGACCCAGGAGAGGGGGATCCACTGCTTGGGGAAGGCGCCTGCGGGTCTGGGTGGGGGGTCTGGGGCaggctggggagctggggggggtggTCCAAAAACGGGATGCGGGGGACCCACCGGGGGCAGGATGCGGGGGTCCCAGGTGCGGGgataggctggggggggggacctGGGGGCGGCTGCAACGTccaggggaaggggcgaggggcacGGGGATGGGAGCATCCCCCGCAGAGGGCATCCTGCCTGCCAGGCCCGGATCGGGGGGCACCTCGGGGAGGAAGGACCGGACGGCCAGGGGGCTTcgggtgttggggggcggggggggggggagaaagttTGAGGtcaatggggggcggggagggggctctaCCTGAGTGGCCCAAGTTGCCTGTCCGGGCATCCGGAGGCTCCCGCCCTGCTGTCCGGCCACATGCTCGCCCGGCCGCTCTgcacgcctcctcctcctcttctcttcctctccctcctcctcttctcttcctcctcctcttttcctcctcctcttctctccctcctcctcctctcttcctcctcctcttctctccctccctcctcttctctccctcctcctctcttcctcctcctcttttcctcctcttctcctcctcttcctcctcctcctcccctccccgcaggcagcccccccagctctgtccccctccccctgcgcccCCAGATTTATTATAGGGGTGcgaactccccccctcccccgccccccgccgggccggaGCGGTTAGAAGAGAGTGTGAACCCTAACCTTCCCTGCCGCAGATCGGGGGTCGtcccccccatccacccccaaaAGACCCCTCCTCACCCAGCTCCGGGGTTGGGGGGCGCGGCCCGGGGTCAAACCGGCCGGCAGGGCCAAAGGGGGCTTGGCTCCAGCACCCACATGGACCGTCGGATCTTGCGGGCCGCCCGGGCTCAAGCTCTTCAACCTGCTCTCCTGCTTTTTTACTTCTCAGCAGCAGATGGGGAAAAGCAAACCGAAATGGGTGTATTTAAgagtgtggcttttttttttctttttggagggagggagggagaaaagagtttTTCTTCCCATCTACCCAGGGTGAATTCCTCTAACAGTGCCCCTGAGTGGAAAcaaattggaatttttttttattatattatcCATATTATGTTACTACTTTGTAACTCATATTATACCCTGCTttgatagtaataactgtggtgttcgttaagcgcttactatgtgccgggcccggtactaagcgctggagtggatacgagcaaatcaggctggacgtggtccctgtcccacgttgggctcacaagtcttgatccccattttacagatgaggtaactgaggcccagagaagtgatgtgacttgcccaagttcaaacagcagagaggtgacagagcagggactagaacccatgacgttccgattcccaggcccgtgctctctccactgagccatgctgcttctcagacgtgCAAGatcaacagatcagacacagtcttggTCCCACAGAGGGTTTGCAGTCCTTTGGGAGGGAGAGCATGTGTGGCCTCTGTtaacatccatcaatcaacctatcaatggtatttaatgagcacttattgtttgcagagcactgtattaaggacttgggtgaggacaatccaacagagttggtagacaagttccctgcccataagaaattTACAGTGAAGAGAGAGACAGCCATTCAAATAAATTAAGgatttgtgcataagtgctgaacaactgatgatgggatgaatatcaagtgcttaatgggtacagatccaattgcagagacaaaaaaggagggaaagagagtagaagaaaccctggcttagcctgggaaggccaattggaggttttgttttttttaatgttctctgttaagtgcttactgtgtgccaggcactgtaccaagccctagggtagatatgatgatgatgatggtattttgttatttggtcatgggttcgaatcccagctctgccacttgtcagctgtgtgactgtgggcaagtcacttaacttttctgtgcctcagttacctcatctgtaaaatggggattaagactgtgagcctcacatggaacaacctgattaccctgtatctaccccagtgcttagaacagtgttttgcacatagtaagcacttaatgaataccaacattattataatgattaagcacttactatgtgcccagcactgttctaagcactgggatatatgctAAGTTcagacccaatccgtgtcccacatggaggctcacagtgttaatccccatttgatagatgaggtaactgaggcacagagaagtgaagtgacttgcccaaggtcacagcagataagagtcagagtcaggatcagaacccagatcctcagactctcaggctcattctctttcctctaggccatgttgcttctcttgaaggctttgaaaaaggggagaATAGTAGTCGACCATATATAAAAGGGGAGGATCTGCAGAGAGGTAGGGGTCTGCAGAGAGGTAGAAGAGATTGAGATATATTGAATAGATTgatattagaggagaaaagtgtgcaggatgggttgtaatagaaaatcagtgaggaagGTTGAAAGGATGGAAGGACTTTATGTATgaggcagaggtagatgggcaagccGTGGAAGTTGTTGAGAAATGGGGACAGGTGAAttgaacaattttttagaaaaatgatccaggcagcagaatgaagtatggactggagtggagaaagataggaggcagtgaagtcagtaaggaggctgatgtagtagtcaaggtgggatagggtaagtgcttggatcagcctagtagcagtttggatgaagaagaaagggtagattttagagatcttgtgaaggtagaactgacaggatttggtgagaaatTGAGTAAgaaggttgaatgggagagatgagttcaattcaatcagtcatatttattgagctttcactgCATGCAGcaccatgttctaagcacttgggagaatgcaagacaatataatagacacattccctgcccacatcaagccttCAGTCTGCCAAGGGTACagacttgtgaggtagggaggttaGTGGAGGGCAGGGCCACCATTAGGGAAATTTAGCCATGACTGGAGCTCTTCACCTCAAAGGGAATTATAGCTAGATTATTGGGATAGTTGAAGAGAAGTGATACTAGCTATATGTGGTTAGAGAAACTCCTGTTTTTCCTTTTGTCTTCATTTGGGAAGGATTGAACTCAGCACCTTTTTTGGACATCAGAAAATTAACAAattaacaatagacacattccctgcccagagcgagcttacagtctagaagaggagcttacggtctaaggtataatacagcaataaggtacaatataacagagttggtaggtatattccctgcccacaacaagcttacagtctagagggggagattgatcTGCCATTGATTttgtctctcaatcaatcatatttattgaggatttactgtgtgcagtttgcCAAGACCTCTAaagcaggcctgtgttctatggcAGGTTGACTTTACCACCCCATAGCGTGATTCACAAAAGGCAGAAAGCAGATTTTCCTCACTTCCCTTTGTCCATGAAATGCTGCCACCATTTTACCACTACATGAAAGAGGATTACCACATGGAAATAAAATCCTTCTCTGGTCTAATCTGAGAGGTGACCTATAAATTCCTGGAAAATAAAAAGCGTTAAAATACTAAAGTAGCATGAAATATACTATCCACTCACCTTTAAAATGACTGCAATTTGTTCCCTGTAATGGAAACTGAGGTGAAAAAATCAAACAACATAAATTTTATAGCCCAAAATAAATTTAGTGCTACAATGTTATCCAACTTTCAAAATCAGATCTGATTTAAACCAGTCATTAAAAAGGAATTTTTAGAGTCTTTTTCCTACTCTGGCAACTTTTGAAGGCTATACAAATATCACACAAAGATAAAGTGTTCCAAATGTTGAAACTGCTTCTATtagcactggtatttattgagtgcccattgggtgcaaggaactgtactaaagatTTACCTTCCCTAAACTAAATTCGTTGCTGTTACCCAGAAGCTTCTGCAACAGACTGCAAGCACATTTCTGCTTTGCCTCAGCTGGACATCTCATCTCTTTACACTGGAAACTATTGAATTCACTCACTTGCCAAAAGTTGTGGAAAACCAATTTCCACCATCTTCTAGTGAAACCGTTGGGAGAATAAACCAACTAACTGGCCACAGGAGCAAAAAGGAAAATTGCAAACCAGGACATTTTACTAGCATTATTATAATCCAGTTTCCTCAGaaaaagcagagagaaagagagaacaacGTGTGACTCAACAGAAGAGGGAAGCAAAAGGAAATAAAACACTTTGGTAGAAAAGTAACAAATCCACATGAGCCTGCCCCAGTGGTAGCAGCATGTGCCGCTTTTTCTGAGCAGGGAGGAATTCAAAGCTGAAATTTTGTATAATTCAAATACCGCTTTGGAAATGAGATTTGAGGGTTCCACTCAGTTGTTAATTTTACAGTAAATACAGCTGGCTCGAATGGAAACTTAAAGAAAGGGAGTCATTGTGCAACTGACTACACACTATGAAGATGTGTTCTCGGTAGCAAACGCCACTTGAATGGGATCCAGATGTTTTCCTTGAAGAGCAACGTTCAGTTACAAGAGACAGGTGGAGAGGTGTGGAATGGGACTGATGAAGGGAAATGCAGTAATACTGAGGCCTAGATGAGATCTAACAAAGATCAGTGGGGGCTGCATTTTCAAAActgaaaattattcattcaatagtatttcaatagtatttattgagcacttactaggtgcagagcactgtactaagtgctcggaatgtacaaatcggtaacatatagagacagtccctgccctctgatgggcttacagtctaatcgggggagacagacaagaacaatggcaataaatagaatcgaggggaagagcatctcattaaaacaatagcaaataaatagaatcagggtgatatacatctcattaacaaaataaatagggtaatgaagatatatacagttgagcagacgagtacagtgctgagggaatgggacgggagagggggaggagcagagggaaaggggggagaagagggtttagctgtggagaggtgaaggggaggggtagagggagcagagggaaaaggggagctcagtctgggaaggcctcttcgaggaggtgagctttaagtagggttttgaagaggggaagagaattagtttggcgggggtgaggagggagggcgttccaggaccgcgagaggacgtgtcccgggggtcgacggcgggataggcgagaacagggacagtgaggaggtgggcggcagaggagcagagtgtgcgaggtgggcagtagaaagagagaagggaggagaggtaggaaggggcaaggtgatggagagtcttgaagcctagagttacAAATATCTAAACAGATAGCAATCCTTTTCTACATAAAGTAGCAGAAAtgctctaataattataataattgtggtatttgttaaagacttactgtgtgccaagctccggagtagatacaagcaaatcaggttggatacagtccctgtcccatgtgtgactctcagtcttgatccccattttacagttgaagtaactgaagcacagagaaataaagtgacttacccaagcccacacaccagacaagtggcagagctgtcatTAGGTCCCAGGATCTTTgtattcctaggcctgtgctctatccactattccacactgcttctctataagaagTAGCTAGAACTGAAAGCCCAAATATACTCCCAAGAGTGTAGAATCATCTGTGCTTATTCACTCAGTGTTCTCAGGCATTCATGCAggtatcctatcccactttgactactacatgagcctccttgctgacctccctgctgcctcatgtctgttcccactccagtccacacttcactctgcttcccggatcatttttctaaaaaaaaaatcagttttcccTCCATACTATaaacttgttaataataataatgatgatggcatttgttaagtgcttactatgttcaaagcactgttctaagcactggggaggatactaggtgattgggttgtcccacatgtggctcacagtcttaatccccattttacagatgagggaactgaggcacagagaagttaagtgacttgcccaacgtcgcccagctgacaagcagtggagctgggatttgaacccaagacctctgactccccagcccgtgctctttccactgagccatgctgctcctcttgttgtggacagggaacatgtttaccaactcctgctgcattgtactcccccaagcacttaatacagcgttctacaaatagtaagcattcaataaacatgattaattaattgattggtccatgtctcctctctcctcaagaacctctaaagtTGcttattcacctctgcatcaagcagaaactcctttccatagtctttaaagcactcaatcagctctcccctccaccttacctcactgatttcctactacaaccaccagcctactcactgtacctcaatctcatttcaaACTATCAtactctgtcaccaaataccGTTGGTTCTCCCTTCGCAATATCTCTAGAACcagctccttcttctccatccatactgccacCACCTGATCCGAGCATTTGCAATATCCCAACTTGActgctgcattagcctcctcgctgacctccctgcctccagcctctccactccCATACCATATCTCACTCTgccccctggatcatttttttaaaatatcattttgtGCACTTCTTGCCACTCCCCAGTAAACCACAAAACCAACTATGGTTACCCATTCCACTCTGTATCAAGGGGAAAGTCCTGGACATCTGTTTCAAAGCACTCAACTGACTTTCATTTATTCTcccgcctctcccaccccaccctagcATGAaagtaagtcagtcagttgtatttattgagcgctttgtgtatgcagagcactgtattaaattctggggagagtacaacattcattcaatcgtatttattgagcacatgtgtttagagcactgtactaagcacttggaaagtacaattcggcaacagatagagacaatccttacccaacaatgggctcatagactcattcccagcccacaatgagcttacagtctagagaaaaaatgaaaggtttgctcctctcaagcccaaCTACTCACTACTTCTCATTCTCTGTCCTTTTACTGTTGAATTTTTGCTTAcacctttctcctgcctggaatcccCACTTTCTTAACATCTagcagaccatagctctcccccaTCTTTAATGCCCTCtggaatcacatctccaccaggagtcTTTTTCTTATTAATCTACTAATACCCCACTTTATTTCCCTCACTTCAACTTTTTTAAAAacacctaagctcttgggaaactcacctcaccccctccatcatatttataataataataatgttggtatttgttaagcgcttactatgtgccgagcactgttctaagcgctggggtagacataggggaatcaggttgtcccacgtggggctcacagtcttaatccccattttacagatgagggaactgaggcacagagaagtgaagtgacttgcccacagtcacacagccgacaagtggcagagctgggattcgaactcttgagttTATACTTTATTGCTTcaacctacccataatttattttagtgtctgtctctcctactagtttgtaagctccggAGGGCAGAGATAATGTCTACTATCGCTAAGGTGTAGAGattgtgcttagtatactgctctgcacagaataatgataataattattattatcactatggcaTTGatagtgtgctaagtgctggggtagttacaagaggaTCAGGTTGGGCAAggccccttttccacatgggactcataatcttaaggGAGAGGGGCAAATggaatttactccccattttacagataaggaaactgaggcacagagaagtgactgcccaagtttATACAGTCAGCAAGTGGCATTATTGGTTGATTGCTTgaagacatcactgatggtgaaatttcacTTTCATGGGAGGCGGGGATAACACTTTTTGATGTGGTCCCATGAAGACCATAACTGGGGTCATGCAGTCAAGAATTCAGTAGC
The Ornithorhynchus anatinus isolate Pmale09 chromosome 4, mOrnAna1.pri.v4, whole genome shotgun sequence genome window above contains:
- the PTGFR gene encoding prostaglandin F2-alpha receptor, with the protein product MSMNNSRPPLLPAIGILSNTTCQTEKRLSVFFSVIFMTVGILSNSLAIVILMKAYQRFRQKSKASFLLFASGLVITDLFGHLINGAIAVFVYASDKDWIRFNQFNVLCSVFGMCMVFFGLCPLFLGSVMAVERCIGVTKPIFHSTKMTSKHVKMMLTGVCLFAVFVALLPIVRFRAYAIQASRTWCFYKTEHIQDWEDRFFLLLFSFLGLLALGISFLCNAITGITLLRVKFKGQQHRQGRSHHFEMIIQLLAIMCVSCICWSPFLVRTYIFTGSVSTACPLYILYF